ATTGCGATGGAGAAGGAAGTCCGCTTCGCTATTCGTGAAGGTGGGCGCACGGTGGGCGCTGGCGTTGTTGCAGAGATCATCGAGTAGCGGTCTTCCGCACGGAAATCGAGGCGTTTTCGATGAATCAGACCAAGATTCGTATTCGGCTTAAAGCCTATGACAGCAAAGTGCTTGACCAATCGGCGGGTGAAATCGTCGAAACGGCTAAGCGCACGGGAGCCAGAGTGGCTGGCCCGATACCGCTGCCAACAAAAATTCATCGGTACACGGTACTACGTGGACCTCACGTTGATAAAAAATCACGTGAACAATTTGAGATACGCACGCATAAGCGTTTGATGGACATTATTGATCCTACTCAACAAACACTTGATGCATTAATGAAACTCGACTTGTCCGCTGGTGTCGATGTCGAGATTAAGAGCTAACGGAGA
This genomic interval from Deltaproteobacteria bacterium contains the following:
- a CDS encoding elongation factor Tu, with amino-acid sequence IAMEKEVRFAIREGGRTVGAGVVAEIIE
- the rpsJ gene encoding 30S ribosomal protein S10, with product MNQTKIRIRLKAYDSKVLDQSAGEIVETAKRTGARVAGPIPLPTKIHRYTVLRGPHVDKKSREQFEIRTHKRLMDIIDPTQQTLDALMKLDLSAGVDVEIKS